In Aegilops tauschii subsp. strangulata cultivar AL8/78 chromosome 3, Aet v6.0, whole genome shotgun sequence, one genomic interval encodes:
- the LOC109740889 gene encoding uncharacterized protein, with product MGAAPSTPRLGEAGAASPGAAEQMFAALVGDRAYPISSEFWRQLLELPLTQQWPRDRVLQACHAFAQNNYHTKHLAKILIHLVWCLQECTSASSVTSSVYRKAINAAYISSIFLKFIIENAKADNWQELCLDIDKDEKGLEIFPSDQSVEYFLMKGVLNYIGSVDVSPESCYLHHELLNLMLVLMSTQLCSGPSPEPKDVHPFIDAAMLQDSSIVASVVQKLLLNFVRRPQIPSNGSHPVFSDDGGPGVLQRVGSAAANFVLLPYYTFNYFVSASAEGTTSQLADNSLLVLLILIYYRKCISMNESIPTDGVYMSDSNTNVKDAPAFHENPYCKALNNAKDIQFDHADVEGNAQNGPVVSLSFASLFDALGTCLKDESSVLLLYSLVHGNCDFQEYVLVRTDLDTLLMPILEMLYNASRKTSNQIYMLLIILLILSQDSTFNASVHKLVLPSVPWYQERLMHQTSLGSLMVVVLIRTIKYNLSKLRDVYLHTNCLAILANMGPHAHKLSAYASQRLVSLFDMLSRKYAKLAELKNDKALKVTPDQMEADIISDDTSTELHIYTDFLRIVLEIINAILTYALPRNPEVVYAVLHRQEVFQPFKNHPRFNELLENIYTVLDFFNSRMDMQQLDGEWSVDKVLELINKNCRSWRGEGMKMFTQLRFTYEQESHPEEFFIPYAWRLILSRGFSFNPGAINLFPVEIHVDDSPSSEQKV from the exons ATGGGGGCGGCGCCGTCGACGCCGAGGCTGGGCGAGGCGGGCGCCGCGTCGCCGGGGGCGGCGGAGCAGATGTTCGCCGCGCTCGTCGGCGACAGGGCCTACCCGATCTCCTCCGAGTTCTGGAGGCAGCTGCTCGAGCTGCCCCTCACCCAGCAGTGGCCGCGGGACCGCGTGCTGCAGGCCTGCCACGCCTTCG CGCAGAACAACTATCATACAAAGCATCTTGCAAAGATCTTGATCCATTTGGTTTGGTGTTTGCAAGAGTGCACATCTGCTTCTTCTGTAACTTCTAGCGTCTATAGAAAGGCTATCAATGCTGCCTATATATCATCCATATTTCTCAAGTTCATTATTGAGAATGCCAAGGCAGATAATTGGCAAGAGCTATGCCTTGACATCGACAAGGATGAAAAGGGGCTGGAAATTTTTCCTTCTG ACCAAAGTGTGGAGTATTTTCTGATGAAGGGGGTGCTGAACTACATTGGTAGTGTAGATGTAAG TCCGGAGTCATGCTACCTACATCACGAGCTTCTGAACTTGATGCTAGTCCTTATGTCGACTCAGTTATGTTCTGGACCATCTCCAGAACCAAAAGATGTGCATCCTTTCATTGATGCGGCTATGCTTCAG GACAGTTCCATAGTAGCTTCGGTTGTTCAAAAATTACTACTTAATTTTGTAAGACGACCACAAATTCCTTCAAATGGTTCACACCCTGTTTTCtctgatgatggtgggcctggtGTTCTGCAACGAGTTGGCTCAGCAGCTG CAAATTTCGTACTACTGCCATATTATACTTTCAACTATTTTGTAAGTGCAAGTGCTGAAGGTACGACAAGTCAGTTGGCAGATAACAGTTTGCTTGTTCTGCTTATTCTGATCTACTACCGAAAATGCATCTCAATGAATGAGTCCATTCCAACCGACGGTGTCTACATGAGTGATTCAAATACCAATGTCAAGGATGCACCAGCTTTTCATGAGAACCCTTACTGCAAGGCGCTAAACAATGCTAAGGACATTCAAT TTGATCATGCCGATGTTGAGGGAAATGCTCAAAATGGACCCGTTGTCAGTCTGTCTTTTGCATCGCTGTTTGATGCTCTTGGCAC ATGCTTAAAAGATGAGAGCTCAGTTCTGTTGCTCTATTCTCTGGTCCATGGGAACTGCGATTTTCAGGAGTATGTTCTGGTTCGAACGGACTTGGATACTTTG CTTATGCCTATTTTGGAAATGCTCTACAATGCATCAAGGAAGACTTCCAATCAGATCTACATGCTGTTGATAATTCTCCTGATACTCAGTCAAGATTCAACCTTCAATGCTAGTGTGCACAAATTG GTGCTTCCTAGCGTTCCTTGGTACCAGGAGCGCCTCATGCATCAAACTTCTCTGGGATCATTGATGGTCGTAGTACTAATCCGAACCATTAAGTACAATCTCTCCAAGCTGCGA GATGTCTACCTTCACACAAACTGTCTTGCAATTCTAGCAAACATGGGTCCTCATGCGCATAAGCTGAGTGCATATGCATCTCAAAGGCTGGTTAGCCTCTTCGACATGCTTTCTCGCAA GTATGCGAAATTAGCAGAGTTAAAAAATGACAAGGCTCTCAAAGTTACGCCTGATCAAATGGAAGCAGACATCATTTCAGATGATACG TCAACGGAGCTTCACATATACACCGACTTCTTAAGAATCGTTCTGGAAATCATCAATGCAATCCTTACATATGCATTACCCAGAAATCCTGAG GTTGTGTATGCTGTATTGCACCGACAAGAAGTTTTTCAGCCCTTCAAGAACCATCCTCGTTTCAATGAATTGCTTGAGAATATATACACA GTATTGGATTTCTTCAACAGTAGAATGGACATGCAACAGTTAGATGGGGAATGGTCTGTTGACAAGGTTCTTGAACTCATTAATAAAAATTGCCGTTCATGGCGTGGAGAAGGAATGAAG ATGTTTACGCAGTTACGATTTACATATGAGCAAGAAAGTCATCCTGAGGAATTCTTCATTCCATATGCATGGAGGCTTATACTATCACGAGG ATTCTCTTTCAATCCTGGTGCCATAAATTTGTTCCCCGTGGAGATTCATGTTGAT GATTCACCATCCAGCGAACAAAAGGTTTAG